A genome region from Schlesneria paludicola DSM 18645 includes the following:
- the surE gene encoding 5'/3'-nucleotidase SurE, whose translation MQILLANDDGIHAPSLHAMHAALQEWGDVTVVAPAIEQSGVGHSITYLHPLVAHKEFKNGEFFGWKVEGSPADCVKLGVLEFCPSKPDVIVSGLNTGANIGINVLYSGTVAAAIEGAFFGIPSFALSQWMDGPPDFAASARRAIPLCQQLLPKTRPGQLWNINFPPPRPGWPTGVEYVTMGVRRVAEEVEKRIDPRGRAYYWSGLNPIRSHLLDEGTDIKELQEGKITVTPLHFDLTEKAFLNELRSEKLSLPE comes from the coding sequence ATGCAGATTCTGCTGGCGAATGATGATGGAATCCATGCTCCCAGTTTGCATGCGATGCATGCCGCCCTGCAGGAATGGGGTGATGTCACAGTGGTGGCTCCTGCGATTGAGCAGAGCGGCGTGGGGCACTCGATTACCTATCTGCATCCGCTTGTCGCGCACAAAGAATTCAAGAACGGCGAATTTTTTGGCTGGAAGGTGGAAGGTAGCCCGGCCGATTGTGTGAAGTTAGGCGTGCTCGAATTCTGCCCTTCGAAGCCCGATGTGATTGTCAGCGGCCTGAACACGGGAGCGAATATCGGGATCAACGTGCTGTACTCGGGGACTGTCGCCGCGGCAATTGAGGGGGCCTTCTTCGGGATCCCATCGTTTGCGTTGTCACAGTGGATGGACGGACCACCCGATTTTGCCGCGTCCGCTCGCCGAGCCATTCCGTTGTGTCAGCAATTGCTGCCCAAAACGCGCCCTGGACAACTGTGGAATATCAACTTCCCGCCACCGCGCCCCGGTTGGCCGACCGGCGTCGAGTACGTCACGATGGGGGTTCGTCGGGTTGCGGAAGAGGTCGAAAAACGGATTGATCCGCGTGGGCGAGCTTACTACTGGAGTGGTCTAAATCCCATTCGCAGCCATCTGCTCGACGAGGGAACGGACATCAAGGAACTGCAAGAGGGCAAGATTACTGTCACCCCGCTGCATTTCGATTTGACGGAAAAAGCGTTCTTGAATGAACTGCGATCCGAAAAGCTGTCCTTGCCCGAGTGA
- the tsaE gene encoding tRNA (adenosine(37)-N6)-threonylcarbamoyltransferase complex ATPase subunit type 1 TsaE codes for MVFWTRANNDTLSCRVTSEEETHTIASQVAAPLRAGDVIALVGDLGAGKTRFVKAIAEAWGIPGDDVNSPTFTLIHEYQGRLPIRHCDTYRLRDAEEFADLGLDELFASDGIALIEWADRVTEYLPRNRLRIEIVIESPSIRLITMTAIGGRAHELLSRIEANSAGSN; via the coding sequence ATGGTGTTCTGGACACGAGCAAATAACGACACACTCTCTTGCCGTGTGACGTCAGAAGAAGAAACCCACACGATTGCATCGCAAGTGGCTGCACCGCTTCGTGCCGGTGATGTCATCGCACTCGTCGGGGATTTAGGTGCCGGCAAAACGCGTTTTGTCAAAGCGATTGCGGAAGCGTGGGGTATTCCCGGCGATGACGTCAATAGCCCCACCTTCACCTTGATCCACGAATATCAGGGGCGGTTGCCGATTCGGCATTGTGACACCTATCGTTTGCGCGACGCCGAAGAGTTCGCCGATCTGGGGCTGGATGAGTTGTTCGCATCAGATGGAATTGCGCTGATCGAATGGGCTGATCGTGTGACGGAATATCTTCCACGGAACCGATTGCGTATCGAAATCGTCATCGAAAGCCCCTCCATCCGTTTGATCACGATGACGGCGATCGGCGGGCGTGCTCACGAATTGTTGTCGAGAATCGAAGCCAACAGTGCAGGCTCGAATTGA